From Paenibacillus sp. V4I7, one genomic window encodes:
- a CDS encoding ABC transporter substrate-binding protein — MKKYLKSSLLIAIAITAIAGCEAEPTAQSPDVPKTTKAPDNELFIYTVYPAFYAKEENYEKQIGQYLKKKFPDISFKHVHWDNPGRQYKDLIAAGTIPDIIIENSSGNYEKSIIKNDLQYDMTELIKKYNFDTSKLNPAAMAKMKNKTPEGKIYGLPYQLSDFVLFYNKDIFDKFGVDYPKDGMTYDEVYELAKKLTRVEGENTYKGYQQHPGLYMTYNQLGLSPFSLTEDKAVLATDGWKKLVDNLRRFYEIPANQFTSVDHFPQGKMAMSVHVSEKIVQWYEQNKNLNFDIAAMPSFSDAPNTKAQPNMYAAFITNQSTKKDQAFQVIQYMLSEEMQVNLAKEGIIGSLQTPAVQEAFGKNLPQMQGKHVQSIFYGQNAMPPAARAAGLTYIDVPLHNVFSPLIFGESKDSMTALRMIQEQSTKGIETEKAAK, encoded by the coding sequence ATGAAAAAGTATCTGAAATCATCCTTGTTGATTGCGATAGCAATCACCGCTATTGCAGGCTGTGAGGCAGAACCTACAGCACAAAGTCCAGACGTCCCAAAAACTACGAAGGCACCGGATAATGAATTGTTCATTTATACGGTGTACCCTGCTTTTTATGCGAAAGAAGAAAATTATGAGAAGCAAATCGGGCAATACCTGAAGAAAAAGTTTCCCGATATCTCCTTTAAACATGTTCATTGGGACAATCCGGGTCGACAGTATAAGGATCTGATCGCGGCCGGCACGATTCCCGACATCATCATCGAGAATTCGAGCGGCAATTATGAAAAGAGTATTATTAAAAACGATCTCCAATACGATATGACCGAATTGATCAAAAAATATAATTTTGACACCAGCAAATTAAATCCAGCAGCTATGGCGAAGATGAAAAACAAGACTCCGGAAGGGAAAATATACGGATTGCCTTACCAATTAAGCGATTTCGTGCTTTTCTACAACAAGGATATCTTTGATAAATTCGGGGTCGATTATCCCAAAGATGGCATGACATACGATGAAGTTTACGAATTGGCCAAAAAGTTGACTCGTGTAGAAGGAGAAAATACATATAAAGGCTATCAACAGCATCCCGGTTTGTATATGACTTATAATCAACTAGGGCTATCGCCGTTCAGTTTGACGGAGGACAAGGCAGTACTAGCAACGGACGGATGGAAGAAGCTTGTTGACAACTTAAGGCGGTTCTATGAAATTCCGGCTAACCAGTTTACTTCGGTTGACCATTTCCCCCAAGGGAAAATGGCGATGAGTGTCCATGTTTCAGAGAAAATCGTTCAATGGTATGAGCAAAATAAAAACCTGAATTTCGATATCGCTGCCATGCCCTCCTTCTCCGATGCTCCTAATACGAAAGCGCAGCCTAATATGTACGCAGCTTTTATTACGAACCAATCCACGAAGAAGGACCAGGCGTTCCAAGTTATCCAATATATGCTTTCTGAAGAGATGCAAGTCAATTTAGCCAAAGAAGGCATTATCGGCTCGCTGCAGACCCCTGCGGTTCAAGAGGCGTTTGGGAAAAACTTGCCGCAAATGCAGGGTAAGCATGTTCAGTCGATATTCTACGGCCAAAATGCGATGCCTCCGGCTGCTCGGGCAGCAGGCTTAACCTATATTGATGTACCGCTGCATAATGTTTTCTCTCCTTTGATTTTTGGTGAATCCAAAGATTCCATGACCGCACTGCGGATGATCCAAGAACAATCGACCAAAGGTATTGAAACAGAAAAAGCCGCCAAATAA
- a CDS encoding pectinesterase family protein: MKKALSIGMCLLLGLSVFPFTMNAEASTTTTTAQTTSVLTNPTGLTAISGDNLVTLSWHSVSGAVSYKVKRSAINGGPYETITSNISTPSFTDTTASNGMIYYYVVSAVSSTMESMISNQAKAAPYTPISGAPVIPDDFSATANDGSVELSWTAVPGAASYSLKRGGTSGGPYTVIDSSLTSTTYKDTTVTNGKQYYYVVSAINSSGESQHTDELIVSPARVVTVAQDGSGDFTNVTNALATIPANNNVRTVIYLKKGTYRERSLVTAPYVSLMGAGRDDTKIVYDLSNADMPNQAVNGATVAVSGDYFTAANLTIENDSKPSDGQALALSVNADQAVFENVKLVGYQDTLYAGIRATSPRIGRQYYRNSVIMGRTDFIYGPASAAVFDHVDAVSINAADSGGYVTAAATKNETDPGLVFINSRLLKDNSTKGLHYLGRPWQDKPSTRYINTWMDSHIQPEGWTTMQVPPFFYGEYNSTGPGASPDTRIMSTQMSAEEASALTIPRMFDGWDPSKAVIIPMMFPKLTPAVSPALPDGQNGAYTKPVVVYMEENGALPEDNRVQYRINGGNWAPYTAEFEVGQTGTNVIDYRFVNKAGNASVVKTLTIKIDPTATTRVPAFPGAEGAAMYAKGGRGGQVYEVTTLQDYDTTKGEAAIPGSLRDAVSTGNRTVVFRMSGTINLKRELDITSGNLTIAGQTAPGDGIAVSGYMVKFGNNDVGTDLIIRYIRFRNGINVLSDTADITGNNIIVDHCSFSWSSDETFTVKNRKNFTVQWSIISDSLNQSIHGKGAHGYGGIWGGTNASYHHNLIANHNNRNPRFDRQTDPDNYPTKIDYRNNVVYNWGTNSAYGGEQATGINMINNYYKPGPSTFDHVKNRIVSPSSAIFSGTWYIDGNYMEGSPDVSADNWVTNSNGSWKAIIPEGPLVRKYKPMVIPDASDPIGGSVTTDTAQVAYEKVLQSAGASLPKRDSLDARIMNDVRKGSGRIINSIQSDGGLPELNSVPAPQDNDHDGIADTWESENGLNPSLNTDGVSIASNGYTNLENYINSLVVSVSENPTITTSSPKHQTSFQVGSPITIAADAVDSEGIAKVKYYSGDQELGEDNTAPYSFTWEHAPEGEHYIYTKAIDNAGYMTLSAVSIIYVNGPNNVAPWTSQDIGQIPISGIASLEGTTYTVKGSGELRSSSDSFHYVYQPVQGNFEMLAYVNFDSEIDDIAKAGLMIRSSLAADSPATAIVLTPETNESIDTSGRKALFMNRSKAGGSYSTNSVTSSTLKAPFWLKIVRNENVISGYVSTDKNSWALVDSANVNLPEQVYVGMAVDAAKATSNSDYLTAATFSDVSFNRSAGFTISNAVSETVNIPIYTIKGNMIDSAKLTVANNGTTVVDAVYTEAGSDFEHQIQLVDGVNTITISAKSDLLGDVVNTKTITVTYNKSAVVITSEIPATVNTANFNLSASVSRNSSVTVKINGNTVLDKAIQLANEPFNVPLSLQEGPNEIVIYAVDEYGIDSTNTYSITYVQDWGSGLFTFSGMILSDLTGNELSGLSGSQDTMVTATVHNNSEVAQSGVFVIALYDQQDRKVKYSFITQTVPGQGDKQIKAVVNVPKDVTGYKVKAFALKKMSDHTPISNTVISP, translated from the coding sequence ATGAAGAAAGCCCTAAGCATAGGGATGTGTCTATTGCTTGGATTAAGCGTATTCCCGTTCACCATGAATGCAGAAGCTTCAACGACGACTACTACGGCACAGACAACATCTGTACTCACGAATCCGACAGGATTGACAGCGATTTCAGGCGATAATCTAGTGACTTTATCCTGGCATTCCGTATCGGGTGCCGTATCGTACAAGGTGAAACGAAGCGCGATCAACGGTGGTCCGTATGAAACGATCACAAGCAACATCTCGACACCATCTTTTACGGATACCACTGCTTCAAACGGCATGATTTACTACTACGTGGTATCTGCAGTTAGCTCAACAATGGAGAGCATGATCTCGAATCAGGCTAAAGCTGCACCGTATACTCCAATTTCGGGGGCTCCTGTGATTCCTGATGATTTCTCGGCCACAGCAAACGACGGCAGCGTAGAATTATCTTGGACGGCAGTTCCTGGAGCAGCTTCTTATTCTTTGAAAAGAGGCGGTACGAGCGGTGGCCCGTATACGGTCATTGACAGTAGTCTAACTTCAACGACTTACAAGGATACTACGGTTACAAACGGAAAGCAGTACTACTATGTCGTTTCCGCTATAAATTCTAGCGGTGAAAGCCAACATACAGATGAGCTTATTGTTTCACCTGCTAGGGTTGTTACTGTAGCACAGGATGGAAGCGGCGATTTCACAAACGTGACTAATGCTCTCGCAACCATTCCCGCTAACAATAATGTCCGTACGGTCATTTATTTGAAAAAGGGTACATATCGAGAAAGATCTCTCGTAACCGCTCCTTATGTGAGCCTTATGGGCGCTGGTCGGGATGATACGAAAATTGTTTATGACCTTTCAAACGCAGATATGCCTAACCAAGCTGTAAATGGCGCAACCGTAGCTGTAAGTGGAGATTATTTTACTGCAGCTAATTTAACGATTGAAAATGATTCCAAACCGAGCGATGGTCAGGCTCTGGCCCTATCCGTTAACGCGGACCAAGCTGTGTTTGAGAATGTGAAGCTTGTCGGTTATCAGGATACGCTGTACGCGGGTATTCGAGCGACTAGCCCGAGAATCGGCAGACAGTATTATCGCAACAGTGTGATTATGGGCCGTACAGACTTTATTTATGGTCCGGCCAGCGCGGCCGTATTTGATCATGTCGATGCAGTCAGTATTAATGCAGCGGACTCGGGTGGTTATGTTACGGCAGCTGCAACAAAAAATGAAACCGACCCTGGCCTTGTGTTCATCAATTCAAGGCTATTGAAAGACAATTCCACAAAGGGCCTTCATTATTTAGGTCGCCCATGGCAGGATAAACCTTCTACGCGTTACATAAATACCTGGATGGATAGTCATATACAGCCTGAAGGATGGACGACCATGCAAGTTCCGCCTTTCTTCTATGGAGAATATAACAGCACGGGTCCGGGAGCAAGTCCAGATACTCGGATCATGAGTACTCAAATGTCAGCCGAGGAGGCAAGCGCATTAACGATTCCTCGCATGTTTGATGGATGGGATCCGAGTAAAGCTGTCATTATTCCTATGATGTTTCCAAAACTTACTCCTGCTGTTTCACCGGCGTTGCCAGATGGGCAAAATGGCGCTTATACAAAACCAGTGGTCGTTTATATGGAAGAGAACGGGGCGCTTCCTGAGGATAATCGGGTTCAGTATCGAATAAATGGCGGAAATTGGGCTCCCTATACGGCTGAATTCGAGGTCGGCCAAACAGGTACGAACGTGATCGACTATCGTTTTGTCAACAAAGCAGGCAACGCGAGCGTAGTAAAAACATTAACAATCAAGATCGATCCAACTGCAACAACAAGAGTTCCGGCTTTCCCAGGGGCTGAAGGAGCCGCCATGTATGCAAAAGGTGGCCGTGGGGGCCAGGTTTATGAAGTAACGACCCTCCAGGATTATGACACAACGAAAGGCGAAGCCGCTATTCCGGGTTCTTTGCGAGATGCTGTGAGTACGGGAAATCGGACAGTTGTGTTTAGAATGTCCGGTACGATTAACCTGAAGAGGGAGCTGGATATTACTTCCGGCAACTTGACGATAGCAGGGCAAACTGCACCTGGTGACGGTATAGCTGTTAGCGGGTATATGGTTAAGTTCGGAAATAACGACGTAGGAACAGATTTAATCATTCGATATATTCGTTTTAGAAATGGCATTAACGTGTTAAGCGATACGGCTGACATTACTGGCAACAATATTATTGTTGATCACTGTTCCTTTAGCTGGAGCTCGGACGAGACGTTCACCGTGAAAAATCGTAAAAACTTTACCGTCCAGTGGAGCATCATTAGCGACAGCTTGAATCAGTCCATTCACGGTAAAGGAGCGCATGGTTACGGGGGGATATGGGGTGGAACGAATGCGAGCTATCACCATAATCTGATCGCAAATCATAACAATAGAAACCCGCGTTTTGACCGACAAACAGATCCGGATAATTATCCGACCAAAATCGACTATCGCAATAACGTTGTTTATAACTGGGGTACAAACTCAGCGTACGGTGGCGAGCAGGCAACGGGCATCAACATGATCAACAACTACTATAAGCCGGGTCCAAGTACCTTTGATCATGTAAAAAACCGGATTGTCTCGCCATCCAGCGCAATTTTCAGCGGCACATGGTATATCGACGGCAATTATATGGAAGGATCACCTGATGTTTCGGCAGATAACTGGGTTACAAACAGCAATGGATCATGGAAAGCAATCATCCCTGAAGGACCACTAGTTCGCAAGTATAAGCCGATGGTTATTCCAGACGCATCGGATCCTATCGGTGGTTCCGTTACTACGGACACGGCGCAAGTCGCCTATGAGAAAGTGCTGCAAAGTGCGGGCGCCTCTTTGCCTAAGCGGGATTCTCTGGATGCTAGGATTATGAATGATGTTAGGAAGGGTTCAGGGAGAATTATCAATTCAATCCAGAGCGACGGAGGATTGCCCGAATTAAATTCGGTACCTGCACCTCAGGACAACGATCACGATGGAATCGCAGATACTTGGGAATCTGAAAATGGTCTTAATCCGAGTTTAAATACGGACGGAGTTTCGATCGCTAGCAATGGATACACGAACTTGGAAAACTATATCAATTCTCTGGTAGTTTCGGTCTCCGAAAATCCGACAATCACGACATCAAGTCCTAAGCACCAAACATCGTTTCAAGTTGGTAGTCCCATCACGATTGCTGCTGATGCAGTAGATAGTGAGGGAATTGCTAAGGTTAAGTATTATTCGGGTGATCAAGAGCTTGGTGAGGATAATACGGCACCGTATTCCTTCACTTGGGAACATGCGCCGGAGGGCGAGCATTACATTTACACGAAGGCGATTGACAACGCAGGATATATGACTTTGTCCGCCGTAAGCATTATTTATGTGAACGGGCCTAATAACGTAGCCCCTTGGACATCACAAGATATTGGACAAATACCAATTTCTGGCATCGCCAGCTTGGAAGGAACAACATACACGGTGAAAGGATCCGGAGAGTTGAGAAGCAGCTCGGATTCGTTCCACTATGTGTACCAGCCAGTTCAAGGAAACTTTGAGATGCTCGCGTATGTAAACTTTGATTCCGAAATTGATGATATCGCAAAGGCCGGATTGATGATTCGCAGCAGCCTTGCAGCCGATTCTCCCGCTACGGCTATCGTATTAACACCGGAAACGAACGAATCCATCGATACGAGCGGAAGAAAAGCACTCTTTATGAACCGGAGCAAAGCAGGGGGAAGCTATAGCACAAATAGTGTAACATCAAGTACGCTTAAAGCACCTTTCTGGTTAAAAATCGTAAGAAATGAAAATGTTATTTCCGGTTATGTGTCTACGGACAAAAATAGCTGGGCGCTGGTTGACTCTGCAAATGTGAATTTGCCAGAACAGGTCTATGTCGGGATGGCTGTTGACGCAGCTAAAGCGACAAGCAACTCTGATTATTTAACGGCCGCCACATTTTCTGATGTGAGTTTTAATCGATCTGCAGGATTTACCATTAGCAATGCAGTCAGCGAAACAGTTAATATTCCAATTTACACGATAAAAGGGAATATGATTGATAGTGCTAAATTGACGGTTGCAAATAATGGAACAACGGTAGTCGACGCCGTATATACAGAAGCTGGATCGGACTTTGAACATCAAATTCAGCTCGTTGATGGAGTAAACACGATCACAATTTCTGCGAAGAGCGATCTGCTCGGCGACGTGGTTAATACCAAAACCATCACGGTAACGTACAACAAATCTGCCGTTGTGATTACAAGTGAAATACCTGCGACCGTAAACACTGCTAACTTTAACTTATCGGCTAGTGTTAGCAGAAATTCGAGTGTGACGGTTAAAATAAACGGAAATACGGTGCTAGATAAAGCTATCCAGTTGGCAAACGAACCGTTTAACGTTCCGTTAAGTTTGCAGGAAGGTCCGAACGAGATCGTCATTTATGCTGTTGACGAGTACGGCATCGATTCAACGAATACGTACTCAATAACCTATGTTCAAGATTGGGGCAGCGGACTGTTTACTTTTTCGGGGATGATCTTAAGCGATTTGACTGGAAACGAACTTTCAGGCTTAAGCGGTTCACAGGATACAATGGTGACTGCGACCGTTCATAACAATTCCGAAGTCGCTCAAAGTGGTGTATTTGTCATTGCTCTTTATGACCAACAGGACCGGAAGGTCAAATATTCCTTCATAACTCAAACGGTTCCTGGCCAAGGGGATAAACAGATCAAGGCGGTTGTGAATGTGCCGAAGGATGTCACCGGATACAAAGTGAAGGCGTTTGCACTTAAAAAAATGTCCGATCATACACCGATTTCCAACACGGTCATTAGTCCTTAA
- a CDS encoding OmpL47-type beta-barrel domain-containing protein, with protein sequence MKRWSIIILSLLLCFGMMAPLAMAATLTVSASFDNVTRIATISGHLGSEEGQIVSIQVRSPLNQLDYLNQSRSGPSGAFQFTYKISQEVQGTYLVTVGGQNAEAIATATFNVEPVIVELEAKTSPELPDGQNDWYLHPVDVTIEAVNGIPEDNKIEYRINQGDWTTYSSAINVNTDGTHTVEYRSVDEEGIPGKVKSTTIKLDTQSPVTTATASPIDGKNGWYISSPTVTLAATDNISVTQTVYRIDGAEWSTYSQPVTWSVYGVHSLEYKSIDQAGNEEAVKSISLKVDKAAPTLSIALDKTALWPANKKMVTVTANVYALDDMSQIDTIILTSITSNEKVEPDDIQDAHYGTFDTSFKLRAERTGKGTERVYTIMYIATDLAGNKAIATATIKVPHDQGHNNNEERTD encoded by the coding sequence TTGAAAAGATGGTCAATAATCATACTATCGCTCCTATTGTGCTTCGGTATGATGGCTCCGCTCGCGATGGCTGCAACCTTGACGGTAAGCGCATCGTTTGATAACGTCACCCGAATCGCAACGATTTCAGGCCATTTAGGTTCAGAGGAAGGGCAAATCGTCAGCATACAAGTAAGAAGCCCTTTGAATCAGTTGGATTATTTGAATCAAAGTAGGAGTGGTCCAAGCGGAGCTTTTCAGTTTACTTATAAGATCAGCCAAGAAGTTCAGGGAACGTATCTCGTAACCGTCGGTGGCCAAAACGCTGAGGCGATTGCCACTGCCACATTTAATGTTGAACCTGTCATCGTGGAGCTTGAAGCAAAAACGTCACCAGAACTTCCTGACGGACAAAATGATTGGTACTTGCACCCGGTTGACGTTACCATCGAGGCTGTAAATGGCATTCCCGAAGACAATAAGATCGAATACCGCATAAATCAGGGGGATTGGACAACATACAGTTCAGCGATTAACGTTAATACGGATGGTACTCATACGGTTGAATACCGAAGTGTTGATGAAGAAGGAATTCCTGGCAAAGTCAAGTCAACGACCATTAAATTAGACACACAGTCACCGGTTACCACCGCTACCGCAAGTCCAATTGATGGAAAGAACGGCTGGTATATCTCGAGTCCGACGGTTACGCTTGCAGCAACGGATAACATCTCGGTCACCCAAACGGTATATCGTATCGACGGAGCTGAGTGGTCTACCTATTCTCAGCCAGTTACATGGTCCGTTTACGGCGTCCATTCGCTTGAATACAAGAGTATCGATCAAGCTGGAAATGAAGAAGCAGTAAAATCGATATCGCTGAAGGTTGATAAAGCAGCCCCAACGCTTAGTATCGCATTGGATAAGACCGCTTTGTGGCCTGCGAATAAAAAGATGGTAACAGTTACCGCCAATGTTTACGCACTAGATGATATGTCCCAAATCGACACCATTATTCTGACTTCTATTACAAGCAACGAGAAGGTAGAACCAGACGATATTCAAGATGCACACTATGGCACGTTTGATACATCCTTTAAACTTCGCGCAGAAAGAACAGGTAAAGGAACGGAGCGGGTATATACTATCATGTATATAGCTACAGACCTAGCGGGGAATAAAGCTATTGCAACGGCAACGATTAAGGTACCTCATGACCAAGGCCATAACAATAACGAAGAAAGAACCGATTAA
- a CDS encoding 5'-nucleotidase C-terminal domain-containing protein, whose translation MRKTKLWMASALAMFVTVSSVYTVGAAEPGTPSVPANGTTNPAATSSTKKITLFHTNDTHSRIEATAEGIGFAKMSALIKNYKESTPNSLILDAGDTFHGQPIANLVRGESIVDIMNAVGYNAMAAGNHDFNYGYQRLIELSKRAKFPVLSANTKKADGIRILEPYVIKEVDGVKLGIFGLTTPETAYKTHPNNVEGLTFTDPAEEAKKIVSELKGKVDAIIALTHLGIDESSIETSKKVAAAAPEIDVIIDGHSHTTLNTGLLVGNVLIAQTGEYLKNLGRVDLTFENGKLTGKTSSLITKKTADEDKSTGDHAVLDIIANVKKEQDKVLQEIVGSSKVDLVGEREVVRKGESNLGNLIADAMLSETGADVSITNGGGIRASIKAGSITKGQIVTVLPFGNYIQTKKVKGSDIKAALELGLSAYPESLGGFPHVGGMTVSFDPSQPKGSRVTSIHVKGYPIDLGASYLLATNDFMAAGGDQYAMFKAYPLDNDFASLEEALITYMRKSGAVEAKVEGRINAKETQTTPTPTPTPTPSQEPDPGAASNIYVVKPGDSLWKISRSYQTTWQLLQQLNKFKNPNLIYPGQEIKVP comes from the coding sequence ATGAGAAAAACAAAGCTATGGATGGCAAGCGCACTCGCCATGTTTGTGACCGTTTCCTCGGTTTACACAGTAGGTGCAGCCGAACCGGGTACTCCGTCTGTACCTGCAAATGGAACAACGAATCCAGCAGCAACCAGCAGTACGAAAAAAATTACTCTCTTTCACACCAATGACACGCATTCCCGAATTGAAGCTACGGCAGAAGGAATAGGTTTTGCAAAAATGAGCGCGTTGATTAAGAATTACAAGGAATCGACTCCAAATTCTCTCATTCTTGATGCGGGAGATACGTTCCACGGTCAGCCGATCGCCAATCTGGTGCGCGGGGAAAGCATTGTGGATATTATGAACGCGGTAGGCTATAACGCTATGGCGGCTGGGAATCATGATTTCAACTACGGTTATCAGCGTCTAATCGAGCTATCCAAGCGGGCCAAATTCCCCGTTCTAAGCGCTAATACGAAAAAAGCAGACGGAATACGAATTCTGGAGCCTTATGTCATCAAAGAAGTAGATGGCGTTAAACTTGGTATATTCGGTTTGACTACACCGGAAACTGCCTATAAAACACATCCGAACAATGTGGAGGGGCTTACTTTCACAGATCCGGCTGAAGAAGCCAAGAAAATTGTCTCCGAGCTCAAAGGTAAAGTTGATGCCATCATTGCCTTAACCCATCTCGGCATCGATGAGTCCAGCATTGAAACAAGTAAAAAGGTAGCGGCAGCTGCTCCAGAAATTGATGTCATCATCGACGGACACAGCCATACGACGCTTAACACAGGTCTGCTGGTTGGGAATGTGCTAATTGCGCAAACGGGAGAGTATCTCAAAAACCTGGGCCGCGTAGATTTGACCTTTGAGAACGGTAAGCTGACAGGTAAAACCTCAAGCCTGATTACCAAGAAAACGGCCGATGAAGATAAAAGCACGGGAGACCATGCCGTACTCGACATTATTGCCAATGTGAAAAAAGAACAAGATAAGGTGCTGCAGGAAATTGTCGGTTCTTCGAAGGTTGATTTAGTCGGAGAACGGGAAGTCGTGCGCAAAGGTGAGTCCAATTTGGGCAATTTAATTGCGGACGCCATGCTCAGCGAAACAGGCGCCGATGTATCCATTACGAACGGAGGCGGTATCCGCGCTTCGATCAAAGCGGGTTCAATTACTAAGGGGCAGATAGTAACCGTATTGCCATTCGGTAACTATATCCAAACGAAGAAAGTGAAGGGCTCCGACATTAAAGCGGCGTTAGAACTAGGTCTCTCTGCTTATCCGGAGTCATTGGGAGGCTTCCCACATGTTGGCGGTATGACCGTTTCGTTTGATCCATCCCAGCCAAAAGGAAGCCGTGTGACGTCTATTCACGTAAAAGGGTATCCGATTGATCTAGGGGCATCCTATTTGCTTGCAACGAATGACTTTATGGCCGCAGGCGGAGACCAATACGCCATGTTCAAGGCTTATCCTCTTGACAATGATTTCGCATCCTTGGAAGAAGCATTAATCACATATATGCGTAAAAGCGGAGCGGTAGAGGCTAAAGTCGAAGGTCGCATCAACGCTAAGGAGACACAGACTACTCCTACTCCTACTCCTACTCCTACTCCTTCACAGGAACCGGATCCTGGAGCAGCTAGCAATATCTATGTTGTTAAACCCGGTGATTCACTATGGAAAATCAGCAGGTCTTATCAAACAACATGGCAACTCCTTCAGCAGTTGAACAAATTTAAAAACCCTAATCTCATTTACCCAGGACAAGAGATTAAGGTACCTTAG
- a CDS encoding DUF4180 domain-containing protein codes for MVVGLSFFRVAVVESNEILITDIQSALDLMATVQFEAGCDRIILNRSALSEDFFDLKTRLAGEILQKFINYRVKVAIVGDFSVFSSQSLKDFIYECNKGKDIFFLSNEEQAIDKLSSG; via the coding sequence ATGGTGGTTGGACTAAGCTTCTTTAGAGTAGCCGTCGTTGAAAGCAACGAAATATTGATAACTGATATTCAGTCGGCTTTAGATCTAATGGCAACTGTACAATTTGAAGCAGGATGTGATCGTATAATTTTAAATCGATCTGCATTAAGTGAGGACTTTTTCGATTTAAAAACACGGCTTGCAGGAGAAATATTACAAAAATTTATAAATTATCGAGTGAAAGTTGCAATAGTTGGTGATTTTTCTGTCTTTTCAAGTCAAAGCTTGAAGGATTTCATCTATGAGTGTAACAAAGGGAAGGATATCTTTTTCTTGTCAAACGAAGAACAAGCTATTGATAAATTGAGTAGCGGTTAA
- a CDS encoding SUMF1/EgtB/PvdO family nonheme iron enzyme yields the protein MVKVPGGEIDLRDDRTSSKWKVDIQPFFLARYPVTKELYFAISQKSSISYDGDQNPVVNISWNDAISFCNLLSQKVGLTECYSMSNDGENIICDWESDGYRLPSEAEWQYACKAGTTGYRYGELDKIAWYNENSAGTIHEVGRKEPNAWGLYDMLGNVWEWCWDLYDQNVYGSYRIFRGGSWAEEARGCGASCRRRSHPSFSIDDLGFRLAKSV from the coding sequence ATGGTAAAAGTTCCAGGTGGAGAAATAGATTTAAGGGACGATCGAACATCATCAAAATGGAAGGTTGACATACAACCGTTTTTTCTTGCCCGGTACCCTGTTACTAAGGAACTTTATTTTGCCATTTCACAAAAATCGTCTATTTCTTATGACGGAGATCAAAATCCGGTTGTGAATATATCTTGGAATGATGCCATTTCTTTTTGTAATCTACTTTCTCAGAAAGTTGGTTTGACGGAGTGTTATTCGATGAGTAACGATGGTGAAAATATCATCTGTGATTGGGAATCAGACGGGTATCGCCTCCCATCCGAAGCAGAATGGCAGTACGCGTGTAAAGCAGGAACTACAGGATATAGATACGGAGAGCTTGATAAAATAGCTTGGTATAATGAAAATTCAGCTGGCACGATCCATGAAGTAGGAAGAAAGGAACCGAATGCATGGGGTCTGTATGATATGTTAGGGAATGTTTGGGAATGGTGCTGGGATTTATACGATCAGAACGTATACGGCTCCTACCGAATTTTTCGCGGTGGCAGCTGGGCTGAAGAGGCAAGAGGTTGTGGGGCTTCGTGTCGTCGTCGCAGTCACCCGTCATTTAGCATTGATGACCTTGGATTTCGACTTGCGAAGTCTGTATAA